ACCCACTGCGCCAGCTTCTTCTCCCAGAACATGTGATTTCTCCGTGTCCAATGAATCAAAGCAAAGCCTGTCGAACCACAGTGCGCAGCGCGCGAGCCGGCCTTGGCCGCGCTGTTTGATGTCGAGCCGCGCGCACGCGATTCTGCCGTCGGCGCGACGCGTCATGCGTGAAGCAGGACGGGCCGCGCGCCGGTGTATTGATGTGTCAGGGCGACAGACGGGCGATCGTCCAGTCGGCGCTGCCGCTACGCGTGTAGAGCAGCCGGTCGTGCAGACGTGAGGGCCGTCCTTGCCAGAATTCGATTGCGTCGGGAATCAGGCGGTAGCCGCCCCAGTGCGGGGGCCGGGGCGGATTGTCCCCGTATTGTGCAATGAATTCGCGTTCCCGCGCTTCCAAAGCGGCACGGCTTTCAATCACCTTGCTTTGCTCCGACGCCCATGCGCCGATGCGTGAGCCGACGGGACGCGATGCGAAGTACGTGTCGCTTTCGGCGTCGCTCGTCTTGACGACGGTGCCCTCGACGCGCACCTGGCGCTCGAGTTCGATCCAGTAGAAAAGCAGGCTTGCGTATGGGTTCTGCGCGAGTTCGAGGCCCTTGCGGCTCTCGTAGTTCGTGAAGAACACGAACCCGCGTTCGTCGACCCCCTTGATCAGCACGATGCGCGCCGAAGGCCGGCCGCGCGGGTCGACTGTCGCAAGCGTCATCGTGTTCGGTTCAGGGAGTTGCGCGTCGACAGCCTGTTTGAACCATACGTCGAACTGACGGAACGGGTTCGGGTCGGCGTCGGCAATGTCCAGCGAACCGAGCGAATAGTTTTTGCGGAGATCGGCAAGAGTGCTCATGTTTTTATGCAAGCGCTACAGTGTGGGGCCAGTATAGCGAAGGACAAAGTTTTCTGCGTTGAGGCGTGTCGTGCGGGCAGCGCGTTGAAGCGCCCGACGCCGCGATCCGCGGGCGTGTGCCGTCGCGATCAGGCAAAATAGCGGGTTGAACGCATGCAGATATCCGCAGGATATCGCAATGCCGTAGTCCGAATCCGCGAAGCTACCCATCATGTCCACGCCTCTCGTCACCGAGCATTCCGATATTACTACCGACTCCAGCGCGCATGAAACCGCCGACCGCGCCCGGCGTTTCGGCGGCGTCGCGCGCCTGTACGGCGCGCCGGCGCTGGCCGCGTTCGAGCGCGCGCACGTTGCCGTGATCGGCATTGGCGGCGTCGGTTCGTGGGCGGC
This is a stretch of genomic DNA from Paraburkholderia caribensis. It encodes these proteins:
- the pdxH gene encoding pyridoxamine 5'-phosphate oxidase, which gives rise to MSTLADLRKNYSLGSLDIADADPNPFRQFDVWFKQAVDAQLPEPNTMTLATVDPRGRPSARIVLIKGVDERGFVFFTNYESRKGLELAQNPYASLLFYWIELERQVRVEGTVVKTSDAESDTYFASRPVGSRIGAWASEQSKVIESRAALEAREREFIAQYGDNPPRPPHWGGYRLIPDAIEFWQGRPSRLHDRLLYTRSGSADWTIARLSP